A window of the Procambarus clarkii isolate CNS0578487 chromosome 79, FALCON_Pclarkii_2.0, whole genome shotgun sequence genome harbors these coding sequences:
- the LOC123764613 gene encoding larval cuticle protein LCP-17-like, producing the protein MCRVSSCIMLVVLAVVAAVAATSSTGYVPKPVVPILKDDRKQNAYGEYAFQYESGDGSSRKEAGTQNDGQVSQGGWRYTSPYGEPVEITFVADHGGYQPHGDTIPVPVPLPYERTGN; encoded by the exons ATGCTGGTGGTCCTGGCCGTTGTGGCGGCCGTGGCGGCGACGTCCAGTACTGGGTACGTCCCCAAGCCTGTCGTCCCCATCCTCAAGGACGACCGGAAGCAGAACGCCTACGGAGAGTACGCCTTCCAGTACGAGTCCGGAGATGGCAGCAGCAGGAAGGAGGCGGGCACCCAGAACGACGGCCAGGTGTCCCAGGGCGGCTGGAG GTATACGTCCCCGTATGGTGAACCTGTGGAGATTACCTTCGTGGCTGACCACGGCGGCTACCAGCCCCACGGCGACACCATACCTGTGCCCGTCCCTCTCCCTTATGAACGCACCGGAAACTAA